The following proteins are encoded in a genomic region of Enterocloster clostridioformis:
- a CDS encoding transketolase family protein: protein MGENISTRVAYGLALEEFGDRDNVYVFDADLKSCTMTQYFSEKYPERFFNIGIAEANMVDIAAGFATCGAVSLVHTFAVFAAGRTYDQIRNSVAYPGLNVKIIGSHAGLTVGEDGASHQCIEDISLMRTIPKMTVIVPCDSHETRLATKAVLEYEGPCYLRTGRCALDCVTDNFENYKFEIGKGVQLADGTDVTIIACGLMVQESLKAEKILEAEGINARVIDMHTIKPIDRDIIIKAAKETGAIVTAEEHNVIGGLGGSVSEVIVGTEPVPIEFIGVEDKFGHSGAPKELLESFGLTPEHIAAAAKHAIQRKK, encoded by the coding sequence ATGGGCGAAAATATTTCTACTAGAGTAGCATATGGCCTCGCATTGGAAGAATTTGGTGATAGAGATAATGTTTATGTCTTTGATGCGGATTTGAAGAGTTGTACAATGACTCAGTATTTTTCGGAGAAATATCCGGAACGTTTTTTTAATATCGGTATCGCGGAAGCAAATATGGTTGATATAGCGGCGGGTTTTGCTACCTGTGGGGCTGTTTCTCTGGTACATACCTTTGCGGTATTCGCAGCGGGGCGTACCTATGACCAAATCCGTAACAGTGTGGCATATCCAGGATTAAATGTGAAAATAATAGGAAGCCATGCCGGCTTGACCGTAGGTGAGGACGGAGCCAGCCACCAGTGCATCGAAGATATCAGTTTGATGCGTACGATTCCAAAGATGACAGTAATTGTGCCCTGTGATTCTCATGAGACACGTTTGGCAACAAAGGCAGTTTTGGAATATGAAGGGCCATGTTATTTGAGAACCGGCCGCTGCGCCCTGGATTGCGTAACGGACAATTTTGAGAATTATAAATTTGAGATTGGTAAAGGGGTACAGTTGGCTGACGGTACGGATGTAACAATTATTGCTTGTGGCCTGATGGTTCAGGAATCATTGAAGGCAGAGAAGATTCTGGAAGCGGAAGGCATAAATGCCCGTGTAATTGATATGCATACAATTAAGCCGATTGACAGGGATATTATCATTAAGGCGGCAAAAGAGACAGGGGCTATTGTGACAGCAGAAGAGCATAATGTGATAGGAGGCCTGGGCGGTTCTGTTTCGGAAGTAATAGTTGGAACGGAACCTGTTCCTATTGAGTTTATCGGTGTGGAAGATAAATTTGGTCATTCGGGTGCTCCAAAAGAACTGCTGGAATCATTTGGTTTGACGCCAGAGCATATTGCCGCGGCGGCCAAACATGCGATTCAGCGAAAGAAATAA
- a CDS encoding transketolase: protein MDGKLKRQLELQAYKMRKLALQTIETAGSGHIGGSFSIAEILSVLYFDEMNVDVNEPKKIDRDRLVLSKGHCSPSLYTALAMKGFFKPEHLATFRKIDSDLSGHVEIHVPGVDMSGGSLGQGLSVALGMAMYGQSRKLGYRVFCIMGDGEIQEGQIWEAAMAAGFYRVDNLIAFVDNNKLQLDGSLEEVMSPYPIGEKFRAFGWNVMEIDGSDIEQIHNVIELASSTSGKPTVIVADTVKGKGVSIFENQVRFHGGKPTEEEFKTAYAELDERIAELED from the coding sequence ATGGACGGTAAATTAAAAAGACAATTAGAACTGCAGGCTTATAAAATGCGTAAGCTTGCATTACAGACCATTGAAACCGCGGGCTCAGGACATATAGGAGGATCATTCTCCATAGCGGAGATTTTATCGGTTCTGTATTTTGATGAGATGAATGTAGATGTAAATGAGCCAAAGAAGATAGACCGTGACCGATTGGTGTTATCTAAAGGACATTGCTCCCCCTCGTTGTATACGGCTCTGGCGATGAAGGGTTTTTTTAAACCAGAACATCTTGCAACTTTTAGGAAAATTGACAGTGACCTTTCAGGACATGTGGAAATCCATGTTCCAGGGGTTGATATGTCAGGGGGATCGTTGGGACAGGGATTGTCGGTTGCACTTGGCATGGCTATGTATGGACAAAGCAGAAAACTGGGATATCGCGTATTCTGTATTATGGGAGACGGTGAAATTCAGGAAGGCCAGATCTGGGAAGCGGCTATGGCGGCTGGATTTTACAGGGTGGATAATTTAATCGCATTTGTTGACAATAATAAATTGCAATTGGATGGCTCCCTTGAAGAGGTCATGTCACCCTATCCAATTGGAGAGAAGTTCAGAGCCTTTGGGTGGAATGTAATGGAAATAGACGGAAGTGATATCGAACAGATACATAATGTGATTGAATTGGCATCTTCAACAAGTGGGAAGCCGACGGTAATTGTTGCAGATACCGTTAAGGGAAAAGGAGTGTCCATATTTGAAAATCAGGTTCGCTTCCACGGAGGAAAACCCACGGAGGAAGAATTTAAAACAGCATATGCAGAACTTGACGAAAGAATTGCAGAATTGGAGGACTGA
- a CDS encoding ABC transporter permease yields MNRRSNSAMVRATRNYFRLNCGILIALFAMGTLFAIFGNNFLTKTNMVNLLRTCATNCYLAIGVQLAIILAGIDLTGGALAALSGVMCVMTFESFGLPIPMGIAVGILVGTFVGLINGVIITYTGIHPFVVTLAMQSVCRGAAYLIANGSPVTTKNTNFSAFGTGSLGVVPYPVIYMIIFLIMDYFLLNKLRTGRHIYAVGGNELSARFSGIDVKKIKILVWTISGTIAGFCGVVLAARLSSGQPSTGEGYETDAIAAAVLGGTSFFGGTGTVGGLMIGVLIIGVISNGLNLMHVNSYWQFVLKGMIIISAVYFDILKQKKQNASK; encoded by the coding sequence ATGAATAGAAGATCCAATAGTGCTATGGTTCGCGCAACACGTAACTATTTCAGGCTAAACTGCGGTATCCTTATTGCTTTATTTGCTATGGGCACGCTTTTTGCAATTTTTGGAAATAATTTCTTAACTAAAACCAATATGGTGAATTTATTGAGAACTTGCGCTACTAACTGTTATCTGGCGATTGGAGTACAGCTTGCTATTATATTGGCTGGTATTGATCTGACAGGAGGAGCCTTGGCTGCCCTTAGTGGAGTCATGTGCGTTATGACCTTTGAAAGCTTTGGACTCCCCATACCCATGGGTATTGCTGTTGGAATCCTGGTGGGGACATTTGTAGGCTTGATAAATGGCGTCATCATTACATATACAGGAATCCATCCTTTTGTGGTGACACTGGCAATGCAGTCTGTATGCAGGGGAGCCGCATATCTGATTGCAAATGGTTCTCCGGTAACTACGAAGAATACGAATTTTAGCGCGTTTGGGACGGGTTCTCTGGGAGTGGTTCCATATCCGGTTATCTATATGATAATATTCCTGATTATGGATTATTTCTTGCTAAACAAATTAAGAACCGGGCGGCATATTTACGCGGTTGGTGGAAATGAATTATCTGCCCGTTTTTCCGGAATTGATGTCAAAAAGATAAAAATTCTGGTATGGACAATTAGCGGAACGATTGCAGGATTCTGTGGAGTTGTCCTGGCGGCCAGGCTCTCCTCTGGTCAGCCTTCGACCGGAGAAGGGTATGAGACAGATGCTATTGCGGCGGCAGTACTCGGAGGAACATCCTTCTTTGGCGGTACCGGTACAGTTGGTGGTTTGATGATTGGAGTTTTAATCATTGGCGTGATTTCCAATGGTCTTAATTTGATGCATGTAAATTCATATTGGCAATTTGTCCTAAAGGGCATGATTATCATTTCCGCTGTTTATTTTGATATCCTAAAACAGAAAAAACAGAATGCATCCAAATAA
- a CDS encoding sugar ABC transporter ATP-binding protein encodes MKKELLRMENIVKTFPGVRALNNAAITVHEGEVMGLMGENGAGKSTLMNVLGGVFTADSGDIYIEGKMVSIHSVHDSQNMGVAFIHQELALEPYLTIAENIFLGREMRNSFGMVNKDKMAEAARPLLERVGLEVDPNENVGKLSIGQQQMVEIAKSFSLNAKILILDEPTSSLSEKEVDILFKTVGDLKKQGMGIVFITHKMAEVFQLCDAVTIMRDGEFMGELQSKKCTEAQLISLMVGRDLGNYYVRTFNELGQVVLEARNICAGKRAINCSFSVRKGEILGFYGLVGAGRSELMKVVMGLDPLDSGEIYLKGELVKKPDPMFMQKRGVALVPESRKTEGLLLKNTIAFNISLPVLDRFMRGMRVDADKEAGIVEQGIDALKIKAPSPNVNCSTLSGGNQQKVLLAKWLATDPEVLILDEPTRGIDVGAKAEIYTIINNLAKEGLAIILISSEMPEVMNMSDRVVIMHEGRITGELAHQDGISQEMILTYAMGVNKNE; translated from the coding sequence ATGAAAAAAGAGCTTTTACGCATGGAAAATATAGTAAAGACTTTTCCGGGTGTACGTGCGCTCAATAATGCGGCGATTACCGTACATGAAGGCGAGGTCATGGGGCTTATGGGTGAGAACGGTGCGGGAAAGTCTACGCTCATGAATGTGCTGGGAGGCGTATTTACAGCGGATTCGGGCGACATATATATCGAAGGAAAGATGGTCAGTATCCACTCAGTCCACGACTCCCAGAATATGGGGGTGGCATTTATCCATCAGGAACTTGCGCTAGAACCGTATCTTACAATTGCAGAAAATATCTTTCTGGGCCGTGAAATGAGGAATTCTTTTGGAATGGTAAATAAAGATAAGATGGCAGAGGCCGCAAGACCCTTATTGGAACGAGTTGGCCTTGAAGTGGATCCTAATGAAAATGTCGGAAAACTTTCAATAGGACAGCAGCAGATGGTAGAAATAGCAAAGTCGTTTTCCTTAAATGCAAAGATACTCATCTTGGATGAGCCAACATCCTCGCTTTCAGAAAAGGAAGTGGACATACTTTTTAAGACTGTCGGCGATTTAAAAAAGCAGGGTATGGGGATTGTGTTCATTACGCATAAAATGGCAGAAGTGTTTCAGTTGTGTGATGCGGTTACGATCATGCGTGACGGAGAATTTATGGGTGAACTCCAATCTAAAAAATGTACAGAGGCGCAGCTTATATCCCTTATGGTTGGACGGGACTTGGGAAATTATTATGTAAGGACATTTAATGAGCTGGGACAGGTTGTGTTAGAAGCTAGAAATATATGTGCAGGAAAAAGAGCCATAAATTGCAGTTTTTCCGTGCGAAAAGGAGAGATACTCGGTTTTTACGGTCTGGTAGGTGCTGGCCGGTCGGAATTGATGAAAGTTGTTATGGGACTGGATCCTTTGGATTCAGGAGAGATATATCTGAAAGGCGAATTGGTAAAAAAGCCAGACCCAATGTTTATGCAAAAAAGAGGTGTTGCCCTCGTTCCAGAGAGCCGTAAAACAGAGGGGCTGTTATTAAAGAATACAATTGCATTTAATATATCCCTTCCTGTTCTGGACCGATTCATGAGAGGGATGCGGGTAGATGCTGATAAGGAAGCAGGGATTGTTGAACAGGGTATAGATGCACTGAAAATAAAGGCACCGTCCCCTAATGTAAATTGTTCAACTTTGTCAGGAGGCAATCAGCAAAAGGTGTTGCTTGCAAAGTGGTTGGCAACGGATCCGGAGGTGCTGATTCTGGATGAACCTACACGTGGTATTGATGTGGGGGCTAAAGCTGAGATATATACTATCATTAATAACCTGGCAAAGGAAGGATTGGCAATTATATTGATTTCTTCCGAAATGCCGGAGGTTATGAATATGAGTGACCGTGTAGTGATAATGCATGAAGGGCGGATTACAGGAGAGCTGGCACACCAAGATGGTATTTCTCAGGAGATGATTTTAACATACGCAATGGGGGTGAACAAAAATGAATAG
- a CDS encoding substrate-binding domain-containing protein translates to MKKKGVLSIMMAVAMAANLAGCGSSGTDAGSGEPTKTAEVSSEKEETSSGADKAASAEAKSDKVVSDITIAYVPTTMNNPFWTAMMGGIKDAMTDKGMDPGRQLVTVDAESDQATMNNYIYDLINQEVDAIIMAPMDCTACTEALLACADANIPVVNVDTAADRTDLVVSVIASDNYAAGVECAKNMMEKLEEGSKIYIMNQPSGTACVQREQGFRDTIGGYFNIIGTSDTSGDTATTLPVAEDAITADSGLAGFFCINDMAALGCVQACAASNRSDIVIYGVDGNPDFMSYVANGSATGSAAQQPSVVGASAVDVALSYLAGETVESEIVVPVELITADNIGDFDISDWQ, encoded by the coding sequence ATGAAAAAGAAGGGTGTACTGAGCATTATGATGGCAGTGGCAATGGCTGCAAACTTAGCTGGATGCGGAAGTTCCGGCACAGATGCGGGAAGCGGCGAACCAACAAAGACGGCGGAAGTGTCTTCTGAAAAAGAGGAAACGTCATCAGGAGCCGATAAGGCTGCATCAGCGGAGGCAAAGTCGGATAAAGTTGTATCAGATATAACGATTGCGTATGTCCCAACAACGATGAATAATCCATTTTGGACAGCTATGATGGGGGGTATCAAGGATGCCATGACTGATAAGGGAATGGATCCGGGCAGACAGTTGGTTACAGTAGATGCTGAAAGCGATCAGGCAACCATGAATAATTACATTTATGACTTGATTAACCAGGAAGTGGATGCAATCATTATGGCGCCTATGGATTGTACTGCATGTACAGAAGCGCTTTTGGCGTGTGCGGATGCCAACATTCCGGTTGTTAATGTGGATACCGCTGCAGATCGCACAGATTTAGTGGTATCGGTGATTGCTTCTGATAACTATGCGGCGGGTGTTGAATGTGCAAAAAATATGATGGAAAAGCTGGAAGAGGGATCTAAAATTTATATTATGAATCAGCCTTCGGGAACTGCGTGTGTACAGCGCGAGCAGGGATTTAGGGATACCATTGGCGGTTATTTTAATATTATAGGGACTTCTGATACTTCAGGAGATACTGCAACGACACTGCCGGTTGCTGAAGACGCAATTACAGCCGACAGCGGGCTTGCTGGCTTCTTTTGCATCAACGATATGGCTGCGCTGGGCTGTGTACAAGCGTGCGCAGCGTCCAATAGGTCTGATATTGTAATATATGGTGTTGACGGGAATCCGGATTTTATGAGTTATGTGGCAAATGGTTCTGCAACCGGTTCTGCGGCTCAACAGCCGTCTGTTGTTGGAGCTAGTGCGGTAGATGTAGCGCTCTCCTACTTGGCTGGCGAGACTGTGGAAAGTGAAATAGTTGTTCCGGTTGAACTGATTACGGCAGATAATATTGGTGATTTTGATATTTCAGATTGGCAGTAA
- a CDS encoding ROK family transcriptional regulator produces MKYGMNSNEMQKTNRTLVLKTLLENGSMTRTDLSARIGLQKATITNIINEFLDLGIIAVDGESASGRRGELICLKLDGIYIMSISINRKDYRVSVYSVDGHMINHIRFEFLEKRDIYEIIRRLKETGKNLIEQYGKDRVIEICLGLPGPYIRKDKDVDREEFLVSGFEQLSWVNIHKELEEAFGRPIISEHDAKLLAYAEWKCAEERQTDRHVSLVALGSVGFGIGAGIIINGKIVEGQLGIAGEIGHMGINYNGKHVQNGIQGTYEYCAGTESAVRYMLERLYEFPESPLTEKSSYWEILDAYKNGDPLAVYAIDKMAWMLGYGIASIVYIINPDCVILGADYPDLPEFLEKVQRSVSQFVHPSIMENVSIRCTKLKEDTVLLGGYYIALEKLFKNNLLLERIRQALC; encoded by the coding sequence CAGAAGACAAACCGTACTCTTGTCCTTAAAACCCTTCTGGAAAATGGAAGTATGACAAGGACAGACCTTTCGGCGCGGATTGGACTTCAGAAAGCAACCATAACCAATATCATAAATGAATTTTTAGATTTGGGTATTATTGCTGTGGATGGAGAAAGTGCTTCGGGGAGACGTGGTGAATTGATTTGCCTTAAACTGGACGGAATTTACATCATGTCGATTAGTATTAATCGGAAAGATTACCGAGTTAGCGTGTATTCCGTTGACGGACATATGATTAATCATATACGATTTGAATTTTTGGAAAAAAGAGATATTTATGAAATTATAAGAAGGCTGAAAGAGACGGGAAAAAATCTGATAGAACAGTATGGTAAAGACCGTGTGATAGAAATTTGTCTGGGATTACCAGGACCATATATCCGTAAAGATAAAGATGTAGACCGGGAAGAATTCCTTGTATCGGGATTTGAGCAGTTAAGCTGGGTCAATATACATAAAGAACTGGAGGAGGCTTTTGGCCGCCCTATTATATCTGAACACGATGCAAAATTATTAGCCTATGCTGAGTGGAAATGTGCCGAAGAACGCCAGACAGATAGGCATGTCAGTTTAGTTGCTCTGGGCTCCGTGGGATTTGGCATCGGGGCAGGAATTATAATAAATGGAAAAATTGTAGAGGGACAGTTGGGAATCGCCGGAGAAATCGGACATATGGGTATCAATTATAACGGAAAGCATGTGCAGAATGGGATACAGGGTACCTATGAATACTGTGCGGGCACAGAAAGCGCAGTGCGGTATATGTTGGAACGTCTTTATGAATTTCCGGAAAGTCCATTAACCGAAAAAAGCTCCTATTGGGAAATATTAGATGCTTATAAAAATGGTGACCCGCTGGCGGTTTATGCAATTGATAAGATGGCGTGGATGCTTGGATATGGAATTGCCAGTATTGTTTATATTATCAACCCGGACTGTGTCATATTGGGAGCGGATTATCCAGATTTGCCGGAATTCCTCGAGAAGGTACAGCGGTCAGTCAGTCAGTTCGTCCATCCATCTATAATGGAAAATGTTTCCATAAGATGCACAAAGCTGAAAGAGGATACGGTTTTGCTGGGAGGGTATTATATTGCGCTGGAAAAGCTGTTTAAAAACAACCTATTACTGGAAAGGATTCGGCAGGCATTATGCTGA